Proteins from a genomic interval of Phaseolus vulgaris cultivar G19833 unplaced genomic scaffold, P. vulgaris v2.0 scaffold_15, whole genome shotgun sequence:
- the LOC137817075 gene encoding uncharacterized protein isoform X1 yields the protein MEDPLASILNFHESCDGLRQNLLATTLELESMKNVNMELMNRLKMAYKERDEAREELQKLFKKLTPPTLIEIPSCMMIPTPTKSSITESNSPSYVSSPVDSLMEAVSPRDFSNMIVDSHNNMAYHLNQPLVQNTRVSQRRTCDVGDEVIEHLAKRKTLPQKGMLLKAVVDAGPLLKTLLLAGPLPTWRNPPSSQTIETPCLKVQDFASKNVNAFNSLQKPSLAFASSRSLQPSVFNVSAVNDSALQMISNASCKNLAPSRIPQSHQYLLRN from the exons ATGGAAGATCCCTTGGCTTCTATACTCAATTTTCACGAG AGTTGTGATGGGTTGAGGCAAAATCTGTTGGCCACCACACTGGAACTGGAGAGCATGAAGAACGTGAACATGGAGCTTATGAATCGCTTGAAGATGGCTTACAAAGAGAGGGACGAAGCAAGAGAAGAACTTCAGAAACTGTTCAAGAAACTAACACCCCCCACTCTGATTGAAATCCCTTCCTGCATGATGATTCCGACACCGACCAAATCCAGCATCACAGAATCCAACAGCCCCTCGTACGTTTCCTCCCCCGTAGATTCCCTTATGGAGGCGGTTTCTCCTCGGGACTTCTCCAACATGATTGTCGACTCGCACAACAACATGGCTTATCATCTGAACCAACCTTTGGTTCAAAACACGAGGGTCTCTCAGAGGCGCACGTGCGATGTTGGGGACGAAGTGATCGAACACCTTGCCAAGAGAAAAACGTTGCCCCAAAAGGGTATGCTCCTTAAGGCTGTGGTGGACGCGGGTCCCTTGCTTAAGACACTCCTTCTCGCGGGCCCACTTCCCACGTGGCGAAACCCCCCTTCGTCGCAGACCATAGAGACTCCATGCCTCAAAGTTCAAGACTTTGCTTCCAAGAACGTCAATGCCTTCAACTCACTTCAGAAACCATCGCTTGCATTTGCATCTTCTCGCTCTCTGCAGCCTTCTGTGTTCAATGTTTCTGCTGTGAACGACAGTGCCTTGCAGATGATTTCAAATGCTTCTTGCAAGAATCTCGCCCCATCGAGGATTCCACAGAGCCATCAGTATCTTCTACGAAATTGA
- the LOC137816994 gene encoding large ribosomal subunit protein uL23 → MAPKADSSKKADPKAQALKTAKAVKSGATFKKKAKKTRNSVTFHRPKTLKKDRSPKYPRISAPPRNKLDHYQILKYPLTTESAMKKIEDNNTLVFIVDLRADKKKIKDAVKKMYDIQAKKVNTLIRPDGTKKAYVRLTPDYDALDVANKIGII, encoded by the exons ATGGCTCCCAAAG CTGATAGTTCAAAGAAGGCTGATCCTAAGGCACAAGCCTTGAAAACTGCTAAAGCAGTTAAGTCAGGTGCTACCTTTAAGAAGAAGGCCAAAAAGACCCGAAATTCTGTTACCTTCCATCGGCCAAAGACTTTGAAAAAGGATAGGAGCCCCAAATACCCGCGCATTAGTGCTCCACCCAGGAATAAGCTTGATCACTATCAGATACTGAAGTATCCTCTCACAACTGAGTCCGCAATGAAGAAGATTGAAGACAACAACACTTTGGTTTTCATTGTTGACCTGCGGGCTGACAAGAAGAAGATCAAGGAtgcagtgaagaaaatgtatgATATTCAGGCCAAGAAAGTTAACACCTTGATCAG GCCTGATGGGACCAAGAAGGCTTATGTCAGGTTGACACCTGACTATGATGCCCTGGATGTGGCCAACAAGATTGGAATTATCTAA
- the LOC137817075 gene encoding uncharacterized protein isoform X2 has protein sequence MNTRSCDGLRQNLLATTLELESMKNVNMELMNRLKMAYKERDEAREELQKLFKKLTPPTLIEIPSCMMIPTPTKSSITESNSPSYVSSPVDSLMEAVSPRDFSNMIVDSHNNMAYHLNQPLVQNTRVSQRRTCDVGDEVIEHLAKRKTLPQKGMLLKAVVDAGPLLKTLLLAGPLPTWRNPPSSQTIETPCLKVQDFASKNVNAFNSLQKPSLAFASSRSLQPSVFNVSAVNDSALQMISNASCKNLAPSRIPQSHQYLLRN, from the exons ATGAATACAAGA AGTTGTGATGGGTTGAGGCAAAATCTGTTGGCCACCACACTGGAACTGGAGAGCATGAAGAACGTGAACATGGAGCTTATGAATCGCTTGAAGATGGCTTACAAAGAGAGGGACGAAGCAAGAGAAGAACTTCAGAAACTGTTCAAGAAACTAACACCCCCCACTCTGATTGAAATCCCTTCCTGCATGATGATTCCGACACCGACCAAATCCAGCATCACAGAATCCAACAGCCCCTCGTACGTTTCCTCCCCCGTAGATTCCCTTATGGAGGCGGTTTCTCCTCGGGACTTCTCCAACATGATTGTCGACTCGCACAACAACATGGCTTATCATCTGAACCAACCTTTGGTTCAAAACACGAGGGTCTCTCAGAGGCGCACGTGCGATGTTGGGGACGAAGTGATCGAACACCTTGCCAAGAGAAAAACGTTGCCCCAAAAGGGTATGCTCCTTAAGGCTGTGGTGGACGCGGGTCCCTTGCTTAAGACACTCCTTCTCGCGGGCCCACTTCCCACGTGGCGAAACCCCCCTTCGTCGCAGACCATAGAGACTCCATGCCTCAAAGTTCAAGACTTTGCTTCCAAGAACGTCAATGCCTTCAACTCACTTCAGAAACCATCGCTTGCATTTGCATCTTCTCGCTCTCTGCAGCCTTCTGTGTTCAATGTTTCTGCTGTGAACGACAGTGCCTTGCAGATGATTTCAAATGCTTCTTGCAAGAATCTCGCCCCATCGAGGATTCCACAGAGCCATCAGTATCTTCTACGAAATTGA